In Sphingobium amiense, a genomic segment contains:
- a CDS encoding tyrosine-type recombinase/integrase gives MDTSGASIVIQERRTADGLDSYIPVILRDGAIYDLHLERYFLDLPLNGSRSRHSLRAHGYDVLVWVRFLASARGKSVWQADANDVGAYHRARRRSDAEFRISASTWNRAIASLDKLYRWAEREGLIERTPFTHRQVWRRSHDGRRAAVTGRNDAYERAARRSDVRFIDLTDYRAFREVGLRGLTVEGTERPGARDRNGARNALFADLLVTTGLRLEEASHLLAAEIPVCDARSERQRRVELPAALTKGDRGRSMLLPRRLLPVFDAYIAVERAAAVAKFAQRRGWEAIDRPIFIHSPSFGQRALPLVGGGTMDMEVVTPDERARLVICADDGTPREAAVLWLTEVGHPVLPNSWEAIFARASRRCTDAGIPVRLSPHQLRHSFAVHMLAMLIQRRLADAAAPVGAMEGYRQLVGDPLQQVQRLLGHSSLATTSIYLDHLATRADTVDAAVEELLALVPGYLRS, from the coding sequence GTGGATACTTCAGGTGCGTCGATCGTCATTCAGGAGCGCCGGACGGCGGATGGCCTGGACTCCTACATCCCGGTAATCCTGCGTGATGGTGCGATCTATGATCTCCACCTTGAGCGCTACTTCCTCGATTTGCCGCTGAACGGTTCGCGTTCGCGACACTCGTTGCGCGCCCATGGCTATGATGTTCTGGTCTGGGTTCGCTTTCTCGCTTCGGCCCGTGGCAAGTCTGTTTGGCAAGCCGATGCCAATGATGTCGGTGCCTATCATCGTGCCCGGCGGCGCAGCGATGCTGAGTTCCGGATTTCGGCATCGACGTGGAACCGGGCGATTGCCTCGCTCGACAAGCTTTATCGATGGGCCGAACGGGAGGGTCTGATCGAGCGTACACCTTTTACGCATCGTCAGGTCTGGCGACGATCGCACGATGGGCGCCGGGCGGCAGTCACGGGCCGCAATGACGCCTATGAGCGCGCAGCCCGTCGTTCCGACGTCCGTTTCATCGATCTCACCGATTACCGCGCCTTCCGGGAAGTTGGTTTGCGCGGCCTGACCGTTGAAGGGACCGAGCGTCCTGGAGCGCGTGACCGCAATGGCGCGCGCAACGCGCTGTTCGCCGATCTGCTGGTCACCACCGGCCTGCGCCTGGAAGAGGCATCCCACTTGCTCGCAGCTGAGATTCCGGTTTGCGACGCCCGCTCGGAACGTCAGCGGCGGGTCGAGCTTCCGGCGGCACTTACCAAGGGTGACAGGGGGCGAAGCATGCTGCTACCGCGCCGTTTGTTGCCGGTGTTTGACGCCTACATCGCCGTTGAGCGAGCGGCGGCCGTCGCCAAGTTCGCACAGCGCCGTGGCTGGGAAGCCATCGACCGCCCGATCTTCATCCACAGCCCCTCATTCGGGCAGCGCGCATTGCCTCTCGTTGGCGGTGGCACGATGGACATGGAGGTCGTCACACCGGATGAACGCGCAAGGCTTGTTATTTGCGCTGACGATGGAACGCCGCGCGAAGCCGCGGTCCTCTGGCTGACCGAGGTGGGCCATCCTGTGTTGCCCAACTCGTGGGAAGCGATCTTCGCACGGGCAAGCCGCCGTTGCACGGACGCAGGCATCCCGGTCCGGCTTAGCCCCCATCAACTCCGGCATTCCTTTGCAGTCCACATGCTGGCCATGCTGATCCAGCGCCGCCTCGCCGACGCAGCGGCACCAGTGGGCGCCATGGAAGGTTATCGCCAGCTGGTCGGCGATCCGCTTCAACAGGTCCAGCGATTGCTTGGCCATTCGAGCCTCGCGACGACCTCTATTTATCTGGATCACCTCGCCACGCGTGCCGATACCGTCGATGCGGCAGTCGAAGAGCTGTTGGCACTCGTACCAGGCTATCTTCGATCATGA
- a CDS encoding pentapeptide repeat-containing protein — protein MLCGRSLSRDDVQQLSPSTCRHLVDCDLEEADLSRLDLSGWHFERCNLRDANLSGANLDGVVWHGCRGAFANFTGATLAESSFRASDFNNANFRRTKLYAARFSGCKLTGADFTDASAMEIGIEETLLINARLPGFSFRNDRLRKVDFSQADLRKCDFRQVVFEECSLRDASMAGSRFDGADLRGADIGGLRLVDASLFRGATISRAQAGELLGELGLKVR, from the coding sequence ATGCTGTGCGGCCGATCGCTGTCGCGTGACGATGTTCAGCAGCTCAGCCCCTCGACTTGCCGCCATCTTGTCGATTGCGACCTGGAAGAGGCCGACCTGTCCCGGCTCGACCTCAGCGGCTGGCACTTCGAGCGCTGCAACCTGCGGGATGCCAATCTGAGCGGTGCGAACCTGGATGGCGTGGTCTGGCATGGCTGTCGGGGCGCATTTGCCAATTTTACCGGCGCCACCCTTGCAGAATCCAGCTTCCGCGCCAGCGACTTCAACAATGCCAACTTTCGCCGAACCAAGCTTTATGCCGCTCGGTTCAGCGGCTGCAAACTGACTGGCGCGGACTTTACCGATGCTTCCGCCATGGAGATCGGGATCGAGGAAACGCTCCTCATCAATGCGCGATTGCCTGGATTTTCCTTTCGCAATGACAGGCTGCGGAAGGTCGATTTTTCCCAGGCCGATCTTCGAAAGTGCGATTTCCGGCAGGTGGTGTTCGAGGAGTGCAGCCTGCGCGATGCCAGCATGGCGGGATCGCGCTTCGACGGCGCGGACCTGCGCGGCGCGGATATTGGCGGCCTGCGGCTCGTCGATGCAAGCCTCTTCCGCGGCGCAACCATATCGCGTGCGCAGGCCGGAGAATTGCTGGGCGAACTCGGACTGAAGGTGCGCTAG
- a CDS encoding ArdC family protein, producing the protein MSRSYPATPRADVYSRITTEIVCAIEAGAGDWRMPWHHDGAATTRPQNVTSRRRYRGVNVLALWIAAEAAAYSSGLWGTYRQWASLGAQVRKGERGTTVVFWKQAASRTDDDHDDGEAGPGRMFARAFTVFNLAQVEGYEPSPVAVLPEGERFGHAEAFVAALKIPVTEGAYDAHYRIDLDHIFMPTFASFRDASAQMGTLLHEAAHATGAKHRLDRNFAERFKRDSLAIEEICAELTASFVLADLGIAHHPRADHAAYVASWLRALKDDPRAIFTAASKAQAAADWMHAQQPQPEEMAA; encoded by the coding sequence ATGTCCCGATCCTACCCTGCTACGCCGCGAGCCGACGTCTATTCGCGCATTACTACCGAGATTGTATGTGCCATCGAAGCCGGTGCCGGCGATTGGCGTATGCCCTGGCACCATGATGGCGCTGCCACCACCAGGCCGCAGAACGTCACCTCCCGCCGCCGCTATCGCGGCGTCAACGTGCTCGCGCTCTGGATCGCAGCCGAAGCGGCTGCCTATTCCAGCGGTCTTTGGGGGACCTATCGCCAGTGGGCATCGCTTGGCGCACAGGTCCGCAAAGGTGAACGCGGAACGACGGTTGTGTTCTGGAAACAGGCCGCATCGCGCACCGATGATGATCATGACGATGGCGAAGCCGGACCCGGCCGCATGTTCGCGCGGGCCTTCACCGTGTTCAACCTCGCCCAGGTCGAGGGCTATGAACCCTCACCTGTCGCAGTTCTACCCGAGGGCGAGCGGTTCGGGCACGCCGAAGCTTTCGTCGCGGCCCTCAAGATCCCGGTCACCGAGGGCGCCTACGATGCGCACTACCGGATCGACCTCGATCACATCTTCATGCCGACCTTTGCCTCGTTTCGGGATGCATCAGCACAGATGGGCACGCTTTTGCATGAGGCGGCCCACGCCACAGGGGCAAAGCACCGGCTCGACCGCAACTTTGCCGAACGTTTCAAGCGCGACAGCTTGGCGATCGAGGAAATTTGCGCTGAACTGACCGCATCGTTCGTGCTCGCCGACCTCGGGATCGCTCACCATCCGCGGGCCGATCATGCCGCCTACGTAGCATCGTGGTTGCGCGCACTCAAAGACGACCCTCGTGCCATCTTCACCGCCGCCAGCAAGGCGCAGGCGGCCGCCGACTGGATGCACGCCCAGCAGCCCCAGCCTGAGGAGATGGCCGCATGA
- a CDS encoding AbrB/MazE/SpoVT family DNA-binding domain-containing protein gives MGIQVKKWGNSAAIRIPSAIMAAAALNVGQEVEVRQEGSRLIIEPVLKPVYTLDALLADMKPETFHEIVDFGPPVGNEVL, from the coding sequence ATGGGTATTCAGGTAAAGAAGTGGGGCAATAGCGCTGCAATCCGGATTCCCTCCGCCATCATGGCGGCTGCCGCGCTGAATGTCGGTCAGGAGGTCGAAGTTCGCCAGGAAGGTAGCCGGCTCATCATCGAGCCCGTCCTGAAGCCTGTCTACACGCTCGACGCGTTGCTTGCGGACATGAAGCCGGAGACGTTCCACGAGATTGTCGATTTTGGTCCCCCGGTCGGCAATGAAGTGCTTTGA
- a CDS encoding DUF736 domain-containing protein, translating to MAAIGYVTRNGNGFKGQLRTLSIRTDVEIIPNSRKNGSTQPDYRVLASGVEIGAGWIRISETSGKDYVSLSLAAPEFGPRRLYANLGRAAGQDDEDAFAIIWNPAD from the coding sequence ATGGCTGCAATCGGTTATGTCACCCGCAACGGAAATGGCTTCAAGGGCCAGCTTCGCACCCTCTCGATCCGCACCGATGTCGAGATCATCCCCAACAGCCGCAAGAATGGCAGCACCCAGCCCGACTATCGCGTCCTGGCGTCGGGCGTGGAGATCGGGGCGGGCTGGATCCGGATCAGTGAAACCTCCGGCAAGGACTATGTATCGCTCAGCCTTGCCGCCCCGGAATTCGGACCACGCCGACTCTACGCCAATCTGGGCCGGGCGGCCGGGCAGGATGATGAGGATGCCTTTGCCATCATCTGGAATCCGGCTGACTGA
- a CDS encoding helix-turn-helix domain-containing protein codes for MEDHAKERPGAQPRDLAERARIARNTCPYLTAKQAAFHLGIAANTLKRLRHQGRGPLCRMHGGSWRYHVDDLDAWSAARRSGEGA; via the coding sequence ATGGAAGATCATGCGAAGGAACGCCCCGGCGCCCAACCGCGGGACCTGGCCGAGCGCGCCCGGATCGCGCGGAATACCTGCCCTTATCTGACCGCCAAGCAGGCGGCCTTTCATCTGGGGATCGCCGCCAACACCCTGAAGCGCTTGCGCCATCAGGGGCGGGGGCCGCTTTGCCGCATGCATGGCGGAAGCTGGCGCTATCATGTCGATGATCTTGATGCGTGGTCGGCGGCCCGCAGGTCGGGAGAAGGCGCGTGA
- the mazF gene encoding endoribonuclease MazF, which translates to MASRYIPDTGDIVWLQFDPQAGHEQAGHRPALVLSPAAYNKLRGMMICCPMTSQIKGYPFEVTVSQAPPSIVLSDQIKSLDWKARGAKKKGSVSTAVIDEVRAKISALLGL; encoded by the coding sequence ATGGCCAGTCGCTATATTCCGGACACTGGCGATATTGTGTGGCTGCAATTCGATCCCCAGGCCGGACATGAGCAAGCGGGGCATCGTCCTGCGCTCGTCCTCTCACCTGCGGCCTACAACAAGCTGCGGGGCATGATGATTTGCTGCCCGATGACGAGCCAGATCAAGGGCTATCCTTTCGAAGTGACCGTGTCCCAGGCACCGCCCAGCATCGTGCTGTCCGATCAGATCAAGAGCCTCGATTGGAAGGCGCGGGGAGCGAAGAAAAAGGGCTCCGTATCAACGGCCGTGATCGATGAGGTGCGCGCCAAGATAAGCGCACTTCTGGGTCTTTGA
- a CDS encoding DUF2958 domain-containing protein, which produces MILLSYELRARLRAQARASAEILGFDPCPLAKVFNPLGAATWLVTELARDGDTLFGLADLGFGCPELGYFSLREIGTIRLPFGLRIERDLAFTSLHPLSVWAGTARRAGSILAAQSFLARSLMARPTDELPPP; this is translated from the coding sequence ATGATCCTCCTTTCCTATGAACTGCGCGCCCGCTTGCGCGCACAGGCGCGGGCGAGCGCCGAAATCTTGGGCTTTGACCCTTGCCCACTCGCCAAAGTCTTCAATCCCTTGGGAGCCGCGACTTGGCTGGTCACCGAATTGGCGCGGGACGGCGACACATTGTTCGGCCTTGCCGATCTCGGCTTTGGCTGCCCGGAACTGGGATATTTTTCGCTGCGAGAGATCGGGACCATCCGCCTGCCCTTTGGCCTGCGGATCGAGCGCGACCTTGCCTTTACCTCGCTGCATCCGCTTTCGGTCTGGGCCGGCACGGCGCGCCGTGCCGGATCGATCCTTGCAGCCCAGTCCTTTCTCGCCCGCAGCCTCATGGCCCGGCCGACCGACGAGCTTCCGCCGCCTTGA
- a CDS encoding zincin-like metallopeptidase domain-containing protein yields MIRAPKICGGSHIRAGLSGYVAEMGSAFLCASLGIVPTVRHSDYIGAWLAVLREDSRAIFRAARAASLAADWLLEKHRAARQGVGGEGAPDPAIAATTMDGRAA; encoded by the coding sequence ATGATCCGCGCCCCGAAAATTTGCGGTGGAAGTCACATTAGGGCTGGACTGTCAGGATATGTCGCGGAAATGGGATCGGCCTTCCTCTGCGCCTCGCTGGGGATCGTCCCGACCGTGCGGCATTCCGACTATATCGGCGCGTGGTTGGCTGTGCTTCGCGAGGACAGCAGGGCCATTTTCCGCGCGGCGCGCGCGGCCAGCCTTGCCGCCGACTGGCTGCTGGAGAAGCATCGCGCTGCCCGGCAGGGCGTGGGTGGAGAGGGCGCACCCGATCCAGCCATCGCCGCCACGACCATGGATGGGAGGGCGGCATGA
- a CDS encoding site-specific integrase, translating into MTVVQLLAESDDERDALPVLMSAPLRPGCDRAHISRYGDPVWDLAPGVFRDNARRCHVTVHFGGIEDPSIADALRQILHARLNVDLPGHRSRLEPAGVRGEANRTLRFFDFVKAQLGRFDLGRVDQALVDRYAGSLRLAGLRPVVAAALLRIVFDLHELQHHLPTAHLSFEPWPGRSPFSVAGAKHIAGENRTPRIPESIMTPLLSWSLRYVTCHAGDILAARAELDRLEATRNRLIAAGEGLDPAVRRLRQRERLLDYVASLRQHGRGIPIWTTAHNGATRTDPQTGAVTPPINYHLIHLHAGINAQAEPAMHLGLATGAPDLIAAAIAELGTEIGGMDTPISADPDTGLPWRTRFDAKVLPLEEVMLQSAAYIVCAFLSGMRDSEIQAMRQGCLSITKAEDGTILRHRIKSTAYKGKRGGGEETEWVTIAPVAEAIDVLERLSARAGQARGTTTLWPVLTLRANTKTHVSAEIVRQLNRFRDHLNDQFGSAQAPVIPAGPDGRPWRLTTRQFRRTIAWHIANRPFGTIAGMIQYKHASVAAFEGYAGSSRSGFRGEIEAQRALGQIDDILVYFDERQSGARLGGPAANRVGVVLDTAAHELAPLPAMIADRPRLRTMLGSLARTLHVGPLADCFFDPATALCLNRSSEPGASGPMISMCEPVRCPNACIAERHRPAWQRGADEARLLLREKRLPEPQRVTLQAEVARIQRVLEQIAPGTATPHNGMAGEEEEAGLRVTD; encoded by the coding sequence ATGACCGTTGTCCAGCTTCTGGCGGAGAGCGACGATGAGCGCGATGCCCTCCCTGTGCTTATGTCCGCGCCTTTGCGCCCCGGCTGCGATCGCGCGCATATTTCACGATACGGCGATCCGGTGTGGGATCTGGCTCCCGGCGTATTTCGCGACAACGCGCGGCGCTGCCATGTCACGGTACATTTCGGCGGTATTGAAGACCCATCTATTGCTGATGCCCTGCGCCAGATTCTCCATGCGCGGCTCAATGTCGATCTCCCCGGTCACCGTTCGCGGCTTGAGCCGGCCGGGGTGCGCGGCGAGGCCAACCGGACCTTGCGCTTTTTCGACTTCGTGAAGGCTCAGCTGGGGCGTTTCGATCTCGGCCGGGTCGATCAGGCTCTGGTCGATCGCTACGCCGGATCTTTGCGCCTTGCCGGGCTGCGCCCAGTTGTAGCGGCAGCGCTGCTGCGGATCGTCTTTGACCTGCACGAGTTGCAGCATCATCTGCCGACTGCGCACCTGTCCTTCGAACCGTGGCCGGGACGAAGTCCGTTTTCCGTGGCGGGCGCAAAGCATATTGCAGGGGAGAACCGGACGCCGCGCATTCCCGAATCGATCATGACGCCGCTGCTCTCCTGGTCGTTGCGCTACGTGACCTGCCACGCAGGCGATATCCTTGCCGCACGGGCGGAACTCGATCGCCTTGAAGCAACGCGCAACCGTCTGATTGCCGCTGGGGAAGGTCTGGATCCCGCTGTTCGTCGGTTACGGCAACGCGAACGCCTTCTCGACTATGTTGCATCCTTGCGGCAGCATGGGCGCGGCATTCCGATCTGGACCACGGCACATAACGGCGCAACGCGAACAGACCCGCAAACCGGCGCCGTCACGCCGCCGATCAACTACCACCTGATCCACCTCCATGCCGGTATCAACGCGCAGGCCGAACCTGCCATGCACCTTGGCCTCGCCACCGGTGCACCAGACCTCATCGCCGCTGCCATCGCAGAACTCGGCACCGAGATCGGCGGCATGGATACGCCCATTTCTGCCGATCCCGATACTGGCCTGCCTTGGCGCACCCGCTTCGATGCCAAGGTTTTGCCCCTCGAGGAAGTCATGCTGCAGTCCGCAGCCTATATCGTATGTGCCTTTCTCTCAGGCATGCGGGACAGCGAGATCCAAGCCATGAGGCAGGGATGCCTGTCTATTACCAAAGCCGAAGACGGTACGATCTTGCGGCATCGTATCAAGTCCACTGCTTACAAGGGCAAGCGCGGCGGCGGCGAGGAGACCGAGTGGGTTACCATCGCGCCAGTCGCTGAAGCCATCGATGTCCTCGAACGCCTTTCCGCGCGTGCAGGGCAAGCGCGCGGAACAACGACCCTGTGGCCAGTCCTCACGCTCCGGGCCAATACCAAGACGCACGTCTCTGCAGAGATAGTCCGGCAACTCAACCGGTTCCGCGATCACCTCAATGACCAATTCGGATCCGCGCAGGCACCCGTCATTCCTGCCGGACCCGACGGCCGACCATGGCGTCTGACAACGCGTCAGTTTCGCCGCACAATCGCCTGGCACATCGCCAACCGGCCCTTCGGAACAATTGCCGGCATGATCCAGTACAAGCATGCCAGCGTTGCGGCTTTCGAAGGCTATGCTGGCAGCAGCCGGTCCGGATTTCGGGGAGAGATCGAAGCCCAGCGTGCGCTCGGGCAGATCGACGATATCCTTGTCTACTTCGACGAGCGGCAAAGTGGCGCACGCCTTGGCGGACCTGCCGCGAACAGGGTCGGAGTTGTGCTTGATACTGCCGCCCACGAGTTGGCGCCGCTACCTGCCATGATTGCCGACCGTCCACGTCTGCGCACCATGCTGGGCAGTCTCGCGCGGACATTGCATGTCGGCCCGCTGGCCGATTGCTTCTTTGATCCGGCAACTGCCCTGTGCCTGAACCGGAGTTCGGAGCCAGGCGCAAGCGGGCCAATGATCTCCATGTGCGAACCGGTCCGCTGCCCCAATGCCTGCATCGCCGAACGGCATCGCCCGGCATGGCAGCGCGGTGCTGATGAGGCACGGTTGTTGTTGCGCGAGAAGCGGCTTCCAGAGCCGCAGCGGGTGACGCTTCAGGCCGAGGTGGCCAGAATCCAGCGTGTTCTTGAACAGATCGCACCGGGTACCGCCACACCGCATAACGGTATGGCGGGAGAGGAAGAGGAGGCGGGTTTGCGGGTGACGGATTGA
- a CDS encoding ParB/RepB/Spo0J family partition protein codes for MKLDFIPLDRLCISKANMRWSRKAPDISDIMPTVRRRGVIQPIIVRPCRCEADEPANDAPIYEIIAGSRRFHAACAAWQEKRAAGEADSECAALPCAILEAGDDADAIEASLIENAARRDPSEVAQWEAFTRLVKEGRGVDYIAATFGLPDIAVRRILALGNLLPRIRQLYDREAVDRPTVRHLTMASKGQQRAWLALLDDEDGSAPTGHQLKAWLFGGQSIPVRHALFDAQASGLAIVADLFGDDAYFADAALFWDAQHAAIAARREAWLEAGWSDVVIIPVNEHFSVWEYEKAPKRKGGRVYVDLRSNGEAVIHEGYLSRKEARQKAARQGEAGRPRVVRPELTSTLNIYVDLHRHVAVRAALLDRPGIALRLMLAHAVAGSSLWSIRPEPQAARHEDVAQSLAASRGEALFNERRRAVLALLCADPDDAHLLGGHGAPDLVTLFHRMLDLPDAALMDIVAVVMGESLASGSAAVEALGLVLGLDMGQWWESDDAFLALLRDRELLGALLAEVAGEAVAAANVKEKARTQRRILGDHLRGENGRRARAGWVPRWMAFPPSAYTARGGVGSVSVHEAACAAASAAEDREDDPVPPQGGAALPDPDGEERDALGHRAEQDRFAA; via the coding sequence ATGAAACTAGACTTTATTCCCCTCGACCGGCTCTGCATCAGCAAGGCCAATATGCGGTGGAGCAGGAAGGCCCCCGACATAAGCGACATAATGCCGACGGTGCGCAGGCGCGGCGTGATCCAGCCCATCATCGTGCGCCCGTGCCGATGTGAAGCCGACGAGCCAGCCAACGACGCCCCCATTTATGAGATTATTGCCGGAAGCCGCCGCTTTCATGCCGCGTGCGCCGCCTGGCAGGAAAAACGCGCGGCGGGCGAGGCCGATTCCGAATGCGCCGCGCTCCCCTGCGCCATTCTCGAGGCGGGTGATGATGCCGATGCAATCGAGGCTTCGTTGATCGAGAATGCCGCGCGCCGCGATCCTTCCGAAGTAGCGCAATGGGAGGCCTTCACCCGGCTGGTGAAGGAAGGGCGCGGCGTGGATTATATCGCCGCGACCTTCGGTCTTCCCGACATCGCCGTGCGGCGCATCCTTGCTCTGGGCAATCTCCTGCCCCGCATCCGCCAGCTCTACGACCGGGAGGCCGTTGACCGCCCGACGGTGCGGCACCTCACCATGGCATCGAAAGGCCAGCAGCGCGCATGGCTTGCCCTGCTCGATGACGAGGATGGCTCTGCGCCCACCGGGCATCAGTTGAAGGCATGGCTTTTTGGCGGACAGTCCATTCCGGTCCGCCATGCCCTGTTCGACGCGCAGGCAAGCGGCCTTGCCATCGTCGCCGACCTTTTTGGCGATGACGCCTATTTTGCCGATGCCGCTCTCTTCTGGGATGCGCAACATGCCGCCATCGCCGCGCGCCGGGAGGCGTGGCTCGAGGCGGGCTGGAGCGATGTGGTGATCATACCCGTCAACGAGCATTTTTCGGTCTGGGAGTATGAGAAGGCGCCCAAGCGCAAGGGCGGGCGCGTCTATGTCGATCTGCGCTCCAATGGCGAGGCCGTCATCCATGAGGGCTATCTCAGCCGCAAGGAAGCCCGGCAGAAGGCGGCAAGGCAGGGCGAGGCAGGCCGGCCAAGGGTGGTTCGTCCCGAACTCACCTCCACCCTCAATATCTATGTCGATCTCCATCGCCATGTCGCCGTACGCGCAGCATTGCTTGACCGGCCCGGCATCGCGCTGCGGTTGATGCTGGCCCATGCGGTCGCAGGCTCATCGCTCTGGTCGATACGGCCTGAACCCCAGGCGGCGCGCCATGAGGATGTTGCACAGAGCCTCGCCGCGAGCCGGGGCGAGGCCCTGTTCAACGAGCGGCGGCGTGCGGTGCTGGCGCTCCTGTGCGCTGATCCCGATGATGCGCATCTTCTTGGCGGCCATGGTGCACCCGATCTTGTCACGCTGTTTCACCGCATGCTCGACCTTCCCGATGCCGCGCTCATGGACATTGTGGCGGTTGTCATGGGCGAAAGCCTCGCCAGCGGCAGCGCTGCCGTCGAGGCGCTCGGCCTCGTTCTGGGGCTCGACATGGGGCAATGGTGGGAGAGCGACGACGCCTTTCTTGCACTGCTGCGGGATCGCGAATTGCTGGGTGCCTTGCTGGCCGAGGTGGCGGGGGAAGCTGTCGCGGCGGCCAATGTGAAGGAAAAGGCCCGGACCCAGCGTCGGATATTGGGCGACCATCTGCGCGGGGAAAATGGGCGGCGGGCGCGCGCCGGATGGGTGCCGCGCTGGATGGCCTTTCCGCCGTCCGCCTATACCGCGCGCGGCGGCGTCGGATCGGTCAGCGTCCATGAAGCGGCCTGCGCGGCGGCGAGTGCGGCGGAGGACCGCGAGGATGATCCGGTGCCGCCGCAGGGCGGCGCGGCCCTGCCCGACCCCGATGGAGAGGAAAGGGATGCGCTGGGGCATCGCGCCGAGCAGGACCGGTTCGCGGCCTGA
- a CDS encoding lytic transglycosylase domain-containing protein, with amino-acid sequence MAGLTRCLRSIATGLILWAMPLRADPVADWAGEIAEASVRFGIDRLWVEAVMRAESGGRTVWQGRPITSSAGAMGLMQLMPGTWADMRRLHGLGQNPHDPHDNVVAGTAYLAAMNQRFGYPGLFGAYHAGPERYRQFLIEGRPLPPETRAYMANITASLGAARTLSPLRPPQPNPPATKPPFLFIYRAGPSAAEPADTPTEGIAKSDPLFAVRRAY; translated from the coding sequence ATGGCTGGGCTGACGCGATGCCTGCGGTCGATCGCAACGGGGCTGATCCTTTGGGCAATGCCGCTGCGCGCTGACCCAGTTGCCGACTGGGCCGGGGAGATAGCCGAGGCGTCGGTCCGTTTCGGGATCGACCGGCTATGGGTCGAGGCGGTCATGCGCGCGGAGAGCGGCGGCCGCACGGTCTGGCAGGGCAGGCCCATCACCAGCTCCGCCGGGGCCATGGGCCTGATGCAGCTGATGCCCGGCACCTGGGCGGACATGCGAAGGCTTCATGGGCTCGGACAGAACCCGCATGATCCCCATGACAATGTCGTTGCGGGCACCGCCTATCTTGCCGCCATGAACCAGCGCTTCGGCTATCCCGGACTGTTCGGTGCCTATCATGCCGGTCCTGAGCGCTATCGGCAATTTCTCATCGAAGGCCGGCCGTTGCCGCCGGAAACGCGCGCTTATATGGCCAATATCACTGCATCGCTCGGGGCCGCTCGGACGCTGTCGCCGCTACGCCCACCCCAGCCAAACCCGCCGGCGACAAAGCCTCCGTTTCTGTTCATCTATCGTGCCGGGCCATCCGCAGCCGAGCCTGCCGACACGCCAACTGAGGGCATAGCGAAATCCGATCCGCTTTTCGCCGTACGCCGGGCCTATTGA
- a CDS encoding S26 family signal peptidase, producing MSRPRDLPLFAWGEALRAARARRRRLRRHAIWIGLGALALGATIAFPPPPRLLWNATASAPVGFYLVSPGARLARSDMVVARAPYPARLLAARRHYLPMNVPLVKRVIGVPGDIICARGERVTLDGKLIARRLPHDNLGRALPWWEGCEGLLPGRFFLLMDRVPASFDGRYFGPVGEADIIGKASPLWLG from the coding sequence GTGAGTCGGCCTCGCGACCTTCCGCTTTTCGCCTGGGGCGAGGCGTTGCGCGCGGCACGCGCCAGGCGCCGCCGCCTACGGCGCCATGCTATCTGGATCGGGTTGGGGGCGCTTGCGCTGGGGGCGACCATCGCCTTCCCGCCGCCCCCGCGCCTGCTCTGGAATGCGACAGCGAGCGCCCCGGTCGGCTTCTATCTGGTGTCCCCCGGGGCAAGGCTTGCGCGCAGCGACATGGTGGTGGCGCGCGCGCCCTATCCGGCCCGCCTGCTTGCCGCGCGGCGGCATTATCTCCCCATGAACGTGCCACTGGTAAAGCGCGTTATCGGCGTTCCGGGCGACATCATCTGCGCGCGCGGCGAGAGGGTGACGCTGGACGGAAAGCTGATCGCGCGGCGTCTGCCGCACGACAATTTGGGTCGCGCCCTGCCCTGGTGGGAGGGTTGCGAGGGCCTGCTTCCCGGCCGCTTTTTCCTCCTCATGGACAGGGTTCCGGCATCTTTCGACGGCCGCTATTTCGGGCCGGTGGGAGAGGCCGACATCATCGGCAAGGCGAGCCCGCTATGGCTGGGCTGA